The following are encoded in a window of Methanobrevibacter ruminantium M1 genomic DNA:
- a CDS encoding NCS2 family permease — MLNKFFKLDENNTDIKTEFLAGLTTFLAMAYILGVNPTMLAEGGMPATGVFFATALASGVSCIIMGLVSKYPVGLAPGMGMNALFTYTIILAMGNTWETALAAVFVSSIIFLLITISGLREAILNALPFDLKLAIGAGIGFFLAFIGLKGAGIIVADPATLVGMGTILSAPALLAVIGILLTLILYIKKVPAAVFLGLVITAILGVIFTLFGFGAGDPLMPAIPTEFISFNFDTSVVGAFLKGFSQLFTNIPNLIMILFSLLFVTFFDTTGTLIPLANQCGFVDEEGKADGIDKAFLGDAISGIIGAILGTSTLTAYVESATVLVLVVEQV, encoded by the coding sequence ATGTTAAATAAATTTTTCAAATTGGATGAAAACAATACTGATATAAAAACTGAGTTTCTTGCAGGTTTGACAACCTTTTTAGCAATGGCTTATATTTTAGGTGTAAACCCAACCATGCTTGCTGAAGGTGGAATGCCTGCAACAGGAGTATTTTTCGCAACTGCTCTTGCTTCAGGGGTATCTTGTATCATCATGGGTCTTGTTTCCAAATATCCTGTTGGTCTTGCTCCTGGTATGGGTATGAATGCATTGTTTACCTATACAATCATATTGGCTATGGGTAACACTTGGGAAACTGCACTTGCAGCTGTATTCGTTTCAAGCATAATCTTTTTATTAATTACCATTTCCGGTTTAAGGGAAGCAATTCTTAACGCTCTTCCATTTGACTTAAAATTAGCGATTGGTGCTGGTATTGGTTTCTTCTTGGCTTTCATTGGTTTGAAAGGTGCTGGAATTATCGTAGCAGACCCTGCTACTCTCGTAGGTATGGGAACTATCTTATCCGCTCCTGCGCTTTTAGCTGTAATCGGCATATTGCTTACTTTGATATTATACATTAAAAAAGTCCCTGCAGCTGTATTCCTTGGATTGGTAATAACTGCAATTTTAGGTGTAATCTTTACATTGTTCGGTTTCGGTGCTGGAGATCCATTAATGCCTGCCATTCCTACAGAGTTCATTTCCTTTAATTTCGACACTTCTGTAGTTGGAGCATTTTTAAAAGGATTTTCACAATTGTTCACTAACATCCCTAACCTTATCATGATTTTATTCTCATTATTATTCGTTACTTTCTTTGATACTACTGGAACCTTGATTCCTTTAGCAAATCAATGTGGTTTCGTCGATGAAGAAGGTAAGGCTGATGGAATTGACAAAGCTTTCCTTGGTGATGCTATAAGCGGAATCATTGGTGCTATCTTAGGTACTTCAACCTTAACTGCATATGTAGAAAGTGCAACGGTATTGGTCTTGGTGGTAGAACAGGTTTAA